The Lathyrus oleraceus cultivar Zhongwan6 chromosome 5, CAAS_Psat_ZW6_1.0, whole genome shotgun sequence genome includes the window TGCTATGTCACACGATCTGCACAACCGTTGCACCCATGTCTTGCTAACTGCCCCACATCCTGGCGCTCTTATTCTTTTTATAACTGCTGGtcattttaaatttcaaatttctcccgcccagacgtTAGGGCGACGCTGTCTTCTGCTCACTTGGCTGTAATTCTTTTAAGTCCCAAACTTTACATTGGTCGACAGAAATGGCCTGTCGACAAGGCCAGCTTCCCCTGTCGGCTTCATCCTtcgatttttattttttctacTCTTGCTTGCCTTCAACATCTCTTCatcctttgatggggtataaCCCCCACATTCACAGGACTCCTTCATTAATTATGCTTTCAGCATGCCTTAGAGATTTTTCGTGGTAACAATGTGAAGTCAATATTTCTCAATGGACCATTAGAAGAAGAGGTCTATGTCAAAAAGTCATGGGGGTTTTAGGTAAAGGAGTAAGAAATGGTATGCAAGCTTAGAAAGGCAGTGTATGGACTAAAGTTATGTCTCTATGTAGATGATCTATTGGTAACAGGTTCTAATGAGATTGAATTGACAAAGTTCAAGGCCAACATGGAGAATGAGTTTGAGATGTCATACTTAGGATATTTGGCATCTTTACTAGGAATGGAGATTGTGAACACAAAACATGGAGTTTTCTTGCATCAAAAGAAATAAGCATAAGACATTTTGAAAAAGTTCATGATGAGTAATTGCAATCCTGCGATTACACCGATGGAAATCAACATCAAATTAAAGAAGAAATTAGATGATGTTTTGGTAGATAACACTTTGTACAAGCATATCATTGGCTCATTACGTTGTTCGCTAATGGATTGAAATGCTACTGGAGGAGTTGAATGTAAGTGGCATTGTGAAGATCACATTGCTATTGGACAACAAATCAACAATTGATCTAGAAAACCATCTAATGAGCCATGGTAGGAACAAACAAATAAGGAGGCATCATTTTTTAAGAAATCAAATTGATAAAGAAAGATTGAAGATTTAATATTAAAAGATTGAATTGCAACTTGAAAATATTCTAATAACCCTTGAAGCAAACAAGTTTTGGAGGCCTCAAAGGATCAATGTAAAAGAGAAGCTTAGGATATCTGAATTAGGAAGAACATTAGAAGtatattttagttttttttacATTATTGTTGATAACAGTTTAAAAGTGTTACAAGTTTAAAAGTGTTACAAGTGTGACTTGAAACACAAGCAAATTGTTACAACTTAGATGTTATAATTAGTTAAGTTTGTATGACTTCTCTAAATGTATAAATACATTTCCTCTCTTGTACTTGTATTGCAATTCATTCAATAAACATTCACATCTTCGAAATTTACTTTGATCTCGCTTTAATTCCTCAATTTGTaaaataacttgaaagtaaagtTACCTAACAGAGGTGTGCTAGGACGTTCTATATTATGTGGTGCCAAGTGCTAGGATAAATAAATAGTGTGGGATGTTTGAATCGATCGGAAAAGACCGAGTAAAATGTCGTAGTAAATTGTTAGTCGTCAAAACAGTCTCTCAGGGACAGTTGATAGGAAATTAGGAATTATGGAGTGCCTAAGTGGTAGTATGAGATGCAAGTGGCTTATTTTTCCTTTAGTAATAGAGGATTATTCAGGTGCTTATATAAATGtctcaaaataaaataaaaaggtAGAATTCGGGTACAAGGTAATAAAGAGCGCATCATTCTGCCGGATGAAACTGAAATCAAGTAGAGCCAATGGTCTCTTCTTGTCTGCACTATTACCAGCAGATTAAAAAAGACATACCCATAGGAAAATGACTTGGAATATCATCTTAAAAAAACTTATCCACTTTAGAGAAAAGGTAACATCAGTAGAAAAAATATAAGTAAGATAACAGACCAGTTAACATCAAAAACTTGGACCACAAACACAAAGTTCAATTCATGCAGATTAAATCATTAAAGTACTAATAACAGGTGTAGCTACAGGATCCAAAATGTCCTTATATTAACCCACCCACCCATCACCATGCAATCCATTGCCTAGCTAACTCAATCAATTTTGTTCTCTTTGCCTAGCTAGTTTCTCTTTCCAAGTCCCCATACTAAAACCAGCCATAGAAGTTCATGGCAGCTAATCCCAATAGACTCTCTCTTGCCATGGAGAGAACTGGCCAATGGTACACAACACCCTATACTCCACTCGCTCCATTTTCAAACTTACGCATGCATCATGCATAGCTGCATCTTACACATGCTTACTCTCTAATTAATCTAATTTAACCTCTATTATCATATTGACTTATTTCTTTCTGTTTGGAACTTTGATTATTATTGCAGGGTTTTCTCTCAAGATATCCCAACTGATGTTATAGTTGAAGTTGGAGAAGCCCGTTTCTGCCTCCACAAGGTATCCATAAAATGAACCATGTGAATGATTGTCATAAGTTGATATGTGCTTCCTTCTTTCGGTGCATGTTTATGGTAAATTTTTAATAAAAGCTTTTTAATATTGTTGCAGTTTATGCTGGTGGCAAAGAGCAACTACATCAGAAAACTAATTTTGGAATCAGATGAAAGTGAACTCACCAGAATCGACCTCTCTGATATACCAGGAGGACCTGGAATCTTTGAAAAAACAGCAAAGTTCTGTTATGGTGTCAACTTCGAGATAACAGTTCAAAATGTCGCCGTTTTGCGCTGTGCTGCTGAGTTCCTTCAGATGACAGACCAGTATTGTGACAATAACCTCGCCGGCCGGACAGATGAATTTCTATCTAAGGTTGCCTTCTTCACTCTCACAGGCTCTGTTGCCGTTTTGAAGTCCTGCCAACATCTTCTACCCTATGCCGATGACCTCGATATCGTTAAACGCTGCATTGAAGCCACTAGCGCCAAGGCTTGCAGTGAGGCAAATTTCCCCAGCCGCTCACCGCCAAACTGGTGGACTGAGGAACTAGCCGTTCTCGATATCGAAATCTTCGGGAGAGCCATCACTGGTATGAAGCAGCGTGGAGCCAAACCTCCAACCATTGCAAGCGCACTGATTACCTACACGGAGCGATGGCTCCAAGAGCTAGTCCGGAATCACTCGGGCAATGGGATCCGGTCTTCAGGTTTCGACGATTCAGACTCCAGATCAAGACAACGCGAGCTTCTGGAGTCAATTGTTGATCTTTTCCCCTCCGATAAAGCAGCTTTCCCGGTCAACTTCCTCTGCTGCCTCCTCCGGTGCGCGATCCACCTCCGCGCCTCCACCGTCTGTAAAACCGAACTCGAGAAGCGAATCTCTGCAATCCTCGAGCATGTAACAGTTGACGACCTCCTCGTGATGTCGCTCTCATACGACGGTGAGAAGCTCTTCGATCTGGAAAGCGTTCGCAGAATCGTATCTGTATTCATGGAGAAGCAGAAGAGCACGGCAGTTTTTACACCAGTAGACCTCAGAGAATCTTGCTCCGGCACTATGCATCGCGTTGCCAAAACCGTCGACATATACCTCGCCGAGATCGCCGCGTACGGCGAACTCAGCATCTCAAAGTTCAACGGAATCGCCATTCTTATTCCTAAACACGCTCGTAAAGTGGACGACGACCTATACCGCGCCGTGGATATCTATCTCAAGGTAAAAACACAgtttaaagaaaaagaaatttgaatttcaCAAAACTCAATGTTCGATTCATTGACGAAAACGAAACAGTTTTAACGAGTTAGATTGTTATTGCAGGCTCACCCGAAGCTAGATGAGATAGAAAGAGAAAAGGTATGCAGCGTAATGGATCCGTTAAAACTGTCTTACGAAGCGCGTGTGCATGCGTCGCAGAACAAGCGATTACCAGTGCAGATTGTGTTACACGCGCTGTACTACGACCAGTTGCGGTTGAGGAGTGGACCTGATGATGAAGACACCGCCACGATGGAGAGGAACCGGTTACAGACGGATGTTTCGTTGGTGAGGGAGAATGAGGAGTTACGATCGGAGCTGACGAAGATGAAAATGTACATTACGGATATGCAGCAGAAGAACGTTTCTCAGGTGCATGGGACGACGTCGTCGCATTCGAGTAAGAAGACAACGTTCTTCTCTTCTGTGTCGAGGAAGTTGGGCAAATTGAACCCGTTCAAAAATGGGGCTAAGGATACGACCCATTTAGAAGATGGGTCTGTGGATTTGACAAAGCCCAGAAGAAGAAGGTTCTCTATTTCTTAAATGGGCCTATAAAAGTTATACACATTCTAGTTTATTCATGCTTGGCTTTGGGTGGGGTTTTACTTGTTAGCTTTGAGATGAATGGTTTTTCTTATTTTGATAATATGATTTTGTAATTTATGTTGTACGATTGATATAAATCATGATTTATGTTAATATTTATGAGAAGTTACGCAATATTCTAGATTTGATTAATGCAATGTCTTTGTGGTTCTATGGTGAAACCATAATTGCTCGGTGAATGGTGGGGCAGACCTGCAAGTTTATCACTTTAACATTTAAGTTCGTGAGAGAATGAAAAGTGATTTGAGAGTGAGAATGAGTTTAAATATTTGAGAATGATATGTTTTTCCTTTTAAATTGTGAGAACGATTTAAATTGAGAGTGATGAATGCAACGTGGATCGTAATTAGTCGTCTGATTGATCTAGACGACTAGCAAGGCTCCAGAAGGAGGAATTGCCTACTTTATGGAGAATAGAGGACTACCTGCTCTTCGCGCTTGCTATCTTTGCTTTATCCCACTCGGTCTTTGTCTTGGACCTTATGAGCGGTCCATAACAGTTTCCCTCCAAGTCGTTGTCTCTGTTTTGCAGGATAGGAGTTTGCCATATACACTAGAGCCCAACTACATGGTTCACGAAAACTAAATGGTTCACAAAAGTGAAAGGCTTTAACGGGATTTTATTGTCATTGGGACACATGCGCATTAAATACATTTCTTGTAATAGGTAATGTTTCACATGGAACAACTAGCGTGTGTCTAGTTAGTAATGATGTTTCCCATTCTTTATAGTACTTGAGTACTTCGAATAGTCTTCGATGAATCTCAAACGTTGGTAGTGCAGGTGGATCGTACGATCCTTAATGGATGAGGCACATATAAAAAAATTGCAACATCGTTTTACCCTTTTCTTCCATTCGCGACTTGAAAAAAATACCCTTTTCTAATTAATTGGagatttaaatttaaatttaaatcaAATATTTATGGTGGAGGCGTTTGAAAAACAAATCTGAACTAAATCTCCTATAAATATGAACGTGATCTCAGATAAAATTTTCATTGGAGAAAAGCCCAGAAGTTGCATTATTATTTAAGGAGACTCAAACCTAACGTTTGAAGGGTGTGCAAGTATTGAAGATATTTGTGtcaaagtttctatttttgaaTCTTTTGTTTGTGTACCACTCTAGCACATGCATTCATATCTAAAGACATAGAGTTTGGTTTGTTAGTGGAGTTGTAACTCGACAATAAATATTCTAATTATTGTATTGATCATTGGGGTTAGTGATTAAGAGAAAGTAAGAGGAgtctcatatttagggggagtccTAAATAGAATTACACTAGTAGAATTAAGAAGAGAGACATTGAACTAGGATTGTTCATCTAAGACCCTTTATACTAATTGTTGGCTCCTAATTTCGACGCTCACATTGGAATTAAGAAATGGAGTTCCCTGTGAAGATGTTTCGACTAGATCTGATATTGGGAGCTCTAGTCGAATATGCCTTGATGAGACGATCAAGATGCTGCAGggacttaaaaatattttttagtgATTGAAGAAgtttgtagcggtaaattcatgatcataagctatggataaacttaataaaaccagagtcgccaccgcgcttttattgtttccaaaggaaaagggaaaagtacaaacaaaactcaaagataagaagttttcaaatcaaaactaataaaatgccagagattacaagtaagggggttggttacacagagggtaggtgttaacacccaaagtgtcctaggtactcctagggagcccttttttatgtgtgtatgtgtttttggtataaaatgatgtttgagaaaaaatagagtgtgggggtgagaaaataattcattgattatatttttgtgtttgacaagaccttcggacttgtgcctacgtaccaacataaaaatgagggatcaaaacctcgttgctcgtggtatcaatttcaaagtgagtgaattgcttttaacaaaaatttaaaattaaaaaaaggcccaaaagtttgaatga containing:
- the LOC127084364 gene encoding root phototropism protein 2, translated to MAANPNRLSLAMERTGQWVFSQDIPTDVIVEVGEARFCLHKFMLVAKSNYIRKLILESDESELTRIDLSDIPGGPGIFEKTAKFCYGVNFEITVQNVAVLRCAAEFLQMTDQYCDNNLAGRTDEFLSKVAFFTLTGSVAVLKSCQHLLPYADDLDIVKRCIEATSAKACSEANFPSRSPPNWWTEELAVLDIEIFGRAITGMKQRGAKPPTIASALITYTERWLQELVRNHSGNGIRSSGFDDSDSRSRQRELLESIVDLFPSDKAAFPVNFLCCLLRCAIHLRASTVCKTELEKRISAILEHVTVDDLLVMSLSYDGEKLFDLESVRRIVSVFMEKQKSTAVFTPVDLRESCSGTMHRVAKTVDIYLAEIAAYGELSISKFNGIAILIPKHARKVDDDLYRAVDIYLKAHPKLDEIEREKVCSVMDPLKLSYEARVHASQNKRLPVQIVLHALYYDQLRLRSGPDDEDTATMERNRLQTDVSLVRENEELRSELTKMKMYITDMQQKNVSQVHGTTSSHSSKKTTFFSSVSRKLGKLNPFKNGAKDTTHLEDGSVDLTKPRRRRFSIS